The following are from one region of the Epinephelus fuscoguttatus linkage group LG11, E.fuscoguttatus.final_Chr_v1 genome:
- the chrna2b gene encoding neuronal acetylcholine receptor subunit alpha-2, whose translation MGHNHLFSVRAAILCSLLLCYSALCHEKTHSHAEDELFKTLFAGYNKWSRPVPNITDVVIVKFGLSIAQLIDVDEKNQMMTTNVWLKQEWNDYKLRWRPSDYDNVTSIRVPSELIWVPDIVLYNNADGEFAVTHMTKAHLFHTGKIRWVPPAIYKSSCSIDVTFFPFDQQNCKMKFGSWTYDKAKIDLERIENTVDLNNYWESGEWAIINAVGTYNTKKYDCCHEIYPDITYFFIIRRLPLFYTINLIIPCLLISCLTVLVFYLPSDCGEKITLCISVLLSLTVFLLLITEIIPSTSLVIPLIGEYLLFTMIFVTLSIVITVFVLNVHHRSPSTHKMPRWVHSVFLDLIPRWLFMRRPAPDGRRRRLLLLQQEAALERRQCRMASYKSGNCLSTSANWLRDGTTSEDPERSSYEDLELGTLTSYFSFRPPSPRPPGSTPPPQQKNPQNSLNRQEAAAGTNRLLTGSRVNLTQRPTKVDNTVSDSTFLLSPSVIRALEGVHYIADHLRAEDADFSVKEDWKYVAMVIDRIFLWMFIIVCLLGTIGLFLPPWLAGMI comes from the exons ATGGGACACAACCACCTGTTCTCTGTGAGGGCGGCCATCCTCTGCTCGCTGCTCTTGTGTTACTCAG CTCTCTGCCATGAGAAGACCCACTCGCACGCTGAGGATGAGCTCTTCAAGACACTGTTCGCCGGTTACAACAAGTGGTCGAGACCCGTGCCAAACATCACTGATGTGGTCATCGTCAAGTTCGGACTGTCCATAGCACAGCTCATTGATGTG GACGAGAAGAACCAAATGATGACAACCAACGTGTGGCTTAAACAG GAGTGGAATGACTACAAACTTCGCTGGAGACCATCAGACTACGATAATGTGACGTCCATAAGAGTCCCATCAGAGCTCATATGGGTACCAGATATTGTCCTCTACAACAA TGCTGACGGTGAGTTTGCTGTGACCCACATGACGAAAGCTCACCTATTCCACACTGGTAAAATCCGCTGGGTCCCTCCTGCCATCTACAAGAGCTCCTGCAGCATCGACGTCACCTTCTTCCCCTTCGATCAACAgaactgtaaaatgaaatttGGCTCCTGGACGTACGACAAGGCCAAGATCGACCTGGAGCGAATTGAGAACACTGTGGACCTGAACAACTACTGGGAGAGCGGCGAATGGGCCATCATCAACGCTGTGGGGACGTACAACACAAAGAAATACGACTGCTGCCACGAGATCTACCCAGACATCACCTACTTCTTCATCATCCGGAGGCTTCCGTTGTTTTACACCATCAACCTCATCATCCCCTGTTTGCTGATCTCCTGCCTCACTGTGCTGGTTTTCTATCTCCCCTCAGACTGTGGCGAGAAGATCACCCTGTGCATCTCCGTGCTGCtgtccctcactgtcttcctcctcctcatcactgaGATCATACCCTCCACATCCCTTGTCATCCCGCTCATCGGCGAGTACCTCCTCTTCACTATGATTTTCGTCACCCTCTCCATCGTCATCACTGTCTTCGTGCTCAACGTGCACCACCGCTCTCCCAGCACTCACAAGATGCCCCGCTGGGTCCACTCCGTCTTCCTGGACCTCATCCCACGCTGGCTGTTCATGCGACGGCCCGCGCCAGACGGCCGGCGTCGCaggctgttgctgctgcagcaggaagcGGCGCTGGAGCGGCGGCAGTGCCGGATGGCCTCGTACAAATCTGGCAACTGCCTCAGCACCTCGGCGAACTGGTTAAGAGATGGGACCACTTCAGAAGACCCTGAGAGGAGCTCTTACGAGGATTTAGAGCTGGGGACGCTGACGTCATATTTCTCCTTCCGCCCTCCTTCACCCAGACCGCCAGGGTCAACTCCGCCGCCACAACAGAAAAACCCACAGAACAGCTTGAACCGACAGGAGGCGGCTGCAGGAACGAACAGACTTTTAACAGGGAGTAGAGTCAATCTTACTCAGAGGCCAACTAAAGTTGATAATACAGTGTCAGACTCGACATTCCTGCTTTCACCAAGTGTTATACGCGCTCTGGAAGGGGTGCACTACATCGCAGACCATCTGAGGGCTGAAGACGCTGACTTCAGC GTAAAAGAGGATTGGAAGTATGTCGCCATGGTGATTGACCGCATCTTCCTGTGGATGTTCATTATCGTGTGCCTGCTCGGGACCATCGGCCTCTTCCTCCCCCCCTGGCTAGCTGGCATGATCTAG